The genomic interval TTCTGGGTCCGTCGGTGATCGGTTTAAGCGCTCAGGTGCTGCCGAAGCTTACGTTGTCTGTCGCTGATTCAAACAAACCTGCGGATGTGGCAGTTGCTCTTCAGATACTTTTACTGATCACAATCCTCGCTCTTGCTCCGTCAATTCTGATAATGGTAACCTCTTTTGTACGTATGATAATCGTACTTTCATTTCTCAGAAGGGCTATAGGGACTCAGACCATGCCGCCGGACCAGATAATGGTGGGGCTGGCACTGTTCCTTACTCTTTTTGTTATGATGCCTGTGTTTACAGAGATAAATGAAAAATCCATTCAGCCTTATCTGGCTCAGGAGATTCAATTCAAGGAAGCACTTACTAATGCCGGTAAACCTGTGCGCAATTTCATGCTGCGTCAGGTCAGTGAAAATGATGTTGCCCTTTTTGTAAGGATCTCAAAAATGGCACCGCCCAGAAATGCTGATGATCTCCCTTTTCAGGTCATCATCCCGGCTTTTATTACCAGTGAGTTGAAAACCGGTTTTATCATAGGCTTCATCCTCTTTATTCCCTTCCTGGTAATTGACATGATTGTCGCATCGGTGCTGCTTTCCATGGGTATGATGATGCTGCCTCCGATTATGATTTCGATGCCCTTCAAGATTATTCTTTTTGTACTTGTCGATGGATGGCATCTCATTGTGCGTCAACTGGTAGTCTCTTTTAATTGACAGCAGGAGGAAACGTGGATGCTTCAGCGGTGATAGATATCGGGCGGCAGGCAATCTGGATTACACTTCTGGTTTCCGGACCAATGCTTATTGCCGGACTGTTTATCGGACTTATTATCGGAGTGTTTCAGGCTGTTACTCAGATTCATGAAATGACTCTGACTTTTATCCCGAAGATTCTGGTCATGGTACTGGTGTTCCTGGCCCTTATGCCATGGATGCTTCTAAAAATTCTGGAGTATACCTACCAGCTCTTCGACATGATTGGGAGAGTAATTAAATAGTGGAGCTTATCCCTTTTTCACTCGATCAGATTGAGTATTTTCTTCTGGTTTTTGTAAGAATAGTCACTACTGTTGCACTGCTTCCGGTATTCGGTTCTAACGCTCTTCCCGTACAACTGAAAGTCGCTCTATCACTCTTGTTGACGATAATCCTCTTTAACGCTGTGATGAGCACTGGCCCGGAAATTATTCAGCCCTTTTCTGCAGGATCTTTCATTTTTATGATTGTCAAGGAAGCTGCGGTGGGGCTTGGAATCGGATTTGTGGCTTCTTTTCTGTTCACTGCTGTTCAGTTTGCCGGAAGATTGATAGATACTGAAATCGGATTTGGTTTTGTGGAACTGATCGATCCCTTTACTGATGAACCAGTTACTGTCTTGGGACAACTGCAGGTAATACTGTTCACTATCCTCTTTCTTCTGTTCAACGGCCATTATTTTCTTTTACTTGCGATAC from Fibrobacter sp. carries:
- the fliP gene encoding flagellar type III secretion system pore protein FliP (The bacterial flagellar biogenesis protein FliP forms a type III secretion system (T3SS)-type pore required for flagellar assembly.), translating into MIRFPFRKNVRLLPDDKLSDSNSGDFLRKFSSLSSKIHSGFTAAALFILGPSVIGLSAQVLPKLTLSVADSNKPADVAVALQILLLITILALAPSILIMVTSFVRMIIVLSFLRRAIGTQTMPPDQIMVGLALFLTLFVMMPVFTEINEKSIQPYLAQEIQFKEALTNAGKPVRNFMLRQVSENDVALFVRISKMAPPRNADDLPFQVIIPAFITSELKTGFIIGFILFIPFLVIDMIVASVLLSMGMMMLPPIMISMPFKIILFVLVDGWHLIVRQLVVSFN
- the fliQ gene encoding flagellar biosynthesis protein FliQ, with protein sequence MDASAVIDIGRQAIWITLLVSGPMLIAGLFIGLIIGVFQAVTQIHEMTLTFIPKILVMVLVFLALMPWMLLKILEYTYQLFDMIGRVIK
- a CDS encoding flagellar biosynthetic protein FliR — translated: MELIPFSLDQIEYFLLVFVRIVTTVALLPVFGSNALPVQLKVALSLLLTIILFNAVMSTGPEIIQPFSAGSFIFMIVKEAAVGLGIGFVASFLFTAVQFAGRLIDTEIGFGFVELIDPFTDEPVTVLGQLQVILFTILFLLFNGHYFLLLAI